From the genome of Turicibacter faecis, one region includes:
- a CDS encoding DEAD/DEAH box helicase yields the protein MNFKSLGMSEPLVQILKKSGIKTPTAIQQECIPLIIADKDVIAQAQTGTGKTLAFLLPLFERISPESTKTEALIITPTRELALQITEQAEQLAKAKKLNVLAAYGGRNIGSQLNKLKKNIHLIIATPGRLLDHLERKTIDLNHVKTVVIDEADQMLLMGFKNEVDQILRATPRNRQTLCFSATMAPNVKKLAYYYTYSPVVVNIEPKKVTLDTIRQEVVETTDRQKFDRLAQALQEDNPFLAIIFVRTKRRANELFAKMKKQKFNVQVIHSDIAQNKRERILKSFREADLQYLIATDVASRGLDISGVTHIYNYDVPETPETYIHRIGRTGRAGEDGYTCMFVAPKDNLEFNMIERKLRRNLPRRTFK from the coding sequence ATGAATTTTAAATCATTAGGAATGAGTGAACCCCTCGTTCAAATTCTAAAAAAATCAGGAATTAAAACACCAACAGCTATTCAACAAGAATGTATTCCATTAATTATCGCTGATAAAGATGTGATTGCCCAAGCCCAAACAGGAACCGGGAAAACATTAGCTTTCCTACTCCCGCTATTTGAAAGAATTTCGCCAGAATCTACTAAAACGGAGGCTTTAATTATTACTCCTACACGTGAATTAGCCTTGCAAATTACTGAACAAGCCGAACAACTGGCAAAAGCAAAAAAACTCAATGTCCTTGCCGCATACGGCGGTCGAAACATTGGTTCCCAACTTAATAAATTAAAGAAAAACATCCATTTAATTATCGCAACGCCGGGACGGCTCCTCGACCACTTAGAGCGAAAGACCATTGATTTAAATCATGTTAAAACCGTGGTCATTGATGAGGCGGATCAAATGTTACTGATGGGATTTAAAAATGAGGTAGATCAAATTTTAAGAGCGACCCCGCGTAACCGTCAAACGCTTTGTTTCTCAGCAACAATGGCTCCTAATGTTAAAAAGCTAGCTTACTACTATACCTATTCTCCGGTTGTCGTAAACATTGAGCCTAAAAAAGTGACGCTTGATACTATCCGCCAAGAAGTCGTCGAAACGACTGATCGACAAAAATTTGATCGGCTGGCTCAAGCGCTCCAAGAAGATAACCCCTTTTTAGCTATCATCTTCGTGCGGACCAAACGACGTGCCAATGAGCTCTTTGCGAAAATGAAAAAACAAAAATTTAATGTTCAAGTCATTCATAGTGATATTGCCCAAAATAAACGGGAACGAATTTTAAAATCATTTCGTGAGGCTGATTTACAGTATCTCATTGCAACTGATGTTGCATCCCGTGGATTAGATATTTCTGGTGTCACACACATTTATAACTACGATGTCCCTGAAACACCAGAAACTTATATTCATCGAATTGGGAGAACAGGGCGCGCGGGTGAAGACGGATATACTTGCATGTTCGTCGCCCCAAAGGATAACTTAGAATTCAACATGATTGAGCGAAAATTACGCCGCAACTTACCACGACGAACATTTAAATAA
- a CDS encoding helicase-related protein: MKKIQGIDKEIKKLKAHLNQLTLNDKTKSMGGLLNKENILRKKMKIILYLFDQLEEMNERNLYEAYLLQLKETSKQILTLYNEENETEYQLEEVIEGFEEEYIQTGVLSILLSHYLPELMHAPHHAKLPTHPKDEYPRARQMKRKFYLHLGETNTGKTYQAMKALEKGKNGIYLAPLRLLALENYEKMNQDGVPCHLLTGEEEVIVDGAQHISCTIEKLDLELEYDVAVIDEVQLIQDSVRGSSWTRAILGILSPEIHLCGALNAKSLLIQMITECGDEYQCLEYTRNVPLQFESMPYQLNRPEKGDALIAFSKKKVLELSRYYQDRGYKTSIIYGDLPPEVRRVQYQSFIEGESELLISTDAIGMGVNLPIRRIVFVSVKKFDGEKVRELTSQEVKQIAGRAGRKGIYDIGYVAAIDENLSFVEEKLKCKDEVINQAVIGPHESMLEIQGIPLIEKLMIWEEHYRNLEHYKQMDIEGYLYVLGQIKRYKLSQWAQWKIMKLPINVMQPELLHLLLIYIEEYFMNDNREITKPRLHAEDLEVLETHYQEVNLYYSFSKAFHLDFDINWVYRERSKISKKLNYLLWRL, translated from the coding sequence ATGAAGAAAATACAGGGAATTGATAAAGAAATTAAAAAACTTAAGGCGCACCTTAATCAGTTAACATTAAATGATAAGACAAAATCAATGGGAGGTTTATTAAATAAGGAAAATATTTTACGTAAAAAAATGAAAATTATTCTTTATTTATTTGACCAATTAGAGGAGATGAATGAACGAAATTTGTATGAAGCTTATTTGTTACAACTTAAAGAAACATCGAAACAGATTTTGACTTTATACAATGAAGAGAATGAAACAGAATATCAATTAGAGGAAGTTATTGAAGGGTTTGAGGAAGAGTATATTCAAACAGGAGTGTTATCCATTTTACTTAGTCACTATTTACCTGAGTTAATGCATGCTCCTCACCATGCTAAATTGCCGACTCACCCTAAGGATGAATATCCGCGAGCACGTCAGATGAAACGAAAATTTTATTTGCATTTAGGAGAAACGAATACAGGGAAAACGTATCAGGCGATGAAGGCATTAGAGAAAGGAAAAAACGGCATTTATTTGGCGCCTCTTCGACTCTTAGCTCTTGAAAATTATGAGAAGATGAATCAAGATGGAGTTCCTTGTCATTTATTAACAGGTGAGGAAGAAGTGATTGTTGATGGGGCGCAACATATTAGTTGTACAATAGAAAAACTAGATTTAGAGTTAGAGTATGACGTTGCGGTTATTGATGAGGTTCAATTAATTCAAGATAGTGTTCGGGGTTCTTCGTGGACTCGTGCTATTTTAGGAATCTTAAGTCCAGAGATTCATTTGTGTGGGGCACTTAATGCAAAGTCTTTACTTATTCAGATGATAACAGAATGCGGAGATGAATACCAATGTCTTGAGTATACACGAAATGTGCCGCTACAATTTGAATCGATGCCTTATCAGCTAAATAGACCCGAAAAGGGAGATGCGCTCATTGCTTTCTCAAAGAAAAAAGTGCTTGAGTTATCAAGATATTATCAAGACCGAGGATATAAGACGAGTATTATTTACGGTGATCTTCCCCCAGAGGTTCGGCGTGTTCAATATCAGTCATTTATTGAGGGAGAAAGTGAGTTGTTAATTTCGACGGATGCAATTGGGATGGGCGTTAACTTACCAATTAGAAGGATTGTGTTCGTAAGTGTTAAGAAGTTTGATGGGGAAAAGGTTCGGGAGTTGACTTCGCAGGAGGTTAAACAAATCGCGGGACGTGCAGGGCGAAAGGGAATTTATGATATTGGGTATGTAGCAGCAATTGATGAAAATCTTTCTTTTGTTGAGGAAAAGTTGAAATGTAAAGATGAGGTGATTAATCAGGCTGTTATTGGTCCACACGAATCGATGCTTGAAATCCAAGGAATCCCACTCATTGAAAAGCTTATGATTTGGGAGGAGCATTATCGAAACTTAGAGCATTATAAGCAGATGGATATCGAGGGTTATTTATATGTCCTAGGGCAAATTAAGCGGTACAAGTTATCACAATGGGCTCAATGGAAAATTATGAAATTACCGATTAATGTAATGCAGCCAGAGTTGCTCCATTTATTGTTGATTTATATTGAGGAGTACTTTATGAATGATAATCGAGAAATTACTAAACCACGACTGCATGCCGAGGACTTAGAGGTATTAGAAACACATTATCAAGAAGTTAACCTCTATTATTCTTTTTCCAAGGCGTTCCATTTAGATTTTGATATAAATTGGGTGTACCGAGAACGTTCTAAAATCAGTAAAAAATTGAACTATCTCTTGTGGCGTCTTTAA
- a CDS encoding YczE/YyaS/YitT family protein, producing the protein MSKFNIKNYAIRIGFFLVGCFIIQLGVAFFIKSSTGVDSFTIFMQGLSNLLNITVGQANILVMGTVFIGMLIFTREYIRLGTFLAVITAGPFLDLINLALENVGIAALPLIVRLLIVAISCVVISIGFSILKSANLSVAPTDQLPLIIVDKSNWQYKWVRITMDVICIVVGFTLGGALGLGTIITTLLIGPCIQYFLPIIEKKATQIIPN; encoded by the coding sequence ATGAGTAAATTTAACATTAAAAACTATGCTATTCGAATTGGTTTCTTTTTAGTTGGATGCTTCATCATTCAATTAGGGGTTGCTTTCTTTATTAAATCAAGCACTGGGGTTGATTCGTTCACCATCTTTATGCAAGGATTATCAAATTTATTAAATATCACAGTAGGACAAGCGAACATCCTTGTCATGGGAACTGTATTCATTGGAATGCTTATCTTCACACGTGAATATATCCGTCTCGGAACATTTTTAGCAGTTATTACAGCAGGACCTTTCCTCGATTTAATTAACTTAGCTTTAGAAAACGTTGGAATTGCAGCCTTACCTTTAATCGTTCGTTTATTGATTGTCGCTATTAGCTGCGTCGTTATTTCAATTGGATTCTCAATCTTAAAATCAGCTAATTTAAGTGTTGCTCCAACCGATCAATTACCACTTATCATTGTTGATAAATCAAACTGGCAATATAAATGGGTTCGTATTACAATGGACGTTATTTGTATCGTTGTTGGGTTTACATTAGGTGGAGCTTTAGGTTTAGGAACTATTATTACAACACTCTTAATTGGACCTTGTATCCAATACTTCTTGCCAATCATTGAGAAAAAGGCCACACAAATCATTCCAAACTAA
- the pulA gene encoding type I pullulanase, with the protein MQGRFSCYLDEYNKITVLVPKSYYGGEIDPFYLIDTETSETYELKVEEKCDFYNEIKYILSIKGFVKVGTEYQVIDTYQNTNYLFLGYIARTAEFDKRFYYEGQDLGPTYRKERTQFKVWAPTATQVQLILYEDDVTHFRRMKRCPRGVWELTIDQDLEGCRYRYEIVNNLIRQEAIDPYAIASTANAEYSVVVDPSKCVKVNQAIRPKLEHPTDAIIYELSIRDFTIDPSSRVNQRGKFLGLTEEVVDEKTGRRFGLAYLKELGVTHIQLLPIFDFSGVDELNPLDSYNWGYNPAQYNVPEGSYASDVHNPYTRINELRTMINCLHENGFGVIMDVVYNHVYERRTFPFDAMVPTYFYRYDYQGMPSDGSGCGNDLATERRMVRKFILDSIKFWTKEYGVDGFRFDLMGILDVDTMNEISQFCEEYDPSILLYGEGWDMNTPLPQAQKAAKFNAYKLPRIAHFNDAFRDTIKGHTFNHQDRGLALGNFGSANYGKRLLSGSSGLNEDMFYQPTQSINYIECHDNHTLWDRMKLSNSDEDSLTWQKRQILATAMVILAQGIPFIHCGQEFFRSKQGVENSYNSPDSINAIRWDEAYQHEKSMNLVKGYIKIRRAHRAFRLHNAYLVKKHLSIFQHHNSVIEYNLRNVKDYGCWNDIRVFFNTQNYEVNIPIITSDFTLIADENQSGITPIKLLTGDLKMPPLSVMILVK; encoded by the coding sequence ATGCAAGGAAGATTTTCATGCTATTTAGATGAGTATAATAAGATTACGGTACTTGTTCCTAAAAGTTACTATGGGGGAGAAATTGATCCATTTTATTTAATTGATACAGAGACCTCGGAAACTTACGAATTAAAGGTCGAAGAAAAATGTGATTTTTATAATGAGATTAAGTATATTTTGTCGATTAAAGGTTTCGTTAAAGTCGGAACTGAATATCAAGTGATTGATACTTATCAAAATACCAACTATCTATTTTTAGGATACATTGCTAGAACGGCTGAATTTGATAAACGATTTTATTATGAAGGTCAAGATCTAGGGCCTACCTATCGAAAGGAAAGGACTCAATTTAAGGTATGGGCCCCTACGGCGACGCAAGTACAGCTCATTTTATATGAAGATGATGTGACTCATTTTAGACGCATGAAAAGATGCCCTCGAGGGGTATGGGAGTTAACGATTGATCAGGATTTGGAGGGTTGTCGCTATCGCTATGAGATTGTAAATAATCTTATTCGTCAAGAGGCCATTGATCCTTATGCTATTGCCTCAACGGCCAATGCTGAGTATAGTGTGGTTGTGGATCCCTCGAAGTGTGTAAAAGTAAATCAGGCTATTCGTCCTAAATTGGAACATCCGACGGATGCCATTATTTATGAGTTAAGTATTCGTGATTTTACTATCGATCCCTCGTCACGCGTGAACCAACGTGGAAAATTTTTGGGACTTACAGAGGAAGTCGTGGACGAAAAAACTGGGCGTCGCTTTGGTCTTGCGTATCTTAAAGAACTTGGGGTAACGCATATTCAATTGCTACCTATTTTTGATTTTTCAGGTGTCGATGAGCTAAATCCTCTAGATTCCTATAATTGGGGCTATAATCCTGCACAATATAATGTTCCAGAGGGGAGTTATGCCTCAGATGTTCATAACCCGTATACTCGCATTAATGAACTTCGAACGATGATTAATTGTTTGCATGAAAATGGATTTGGGGTTATTATGGATGTGGTATATAATCATGTTTATGAACGAAGAACTTTTCCATTTGATGCGATGGTTCCTACGTATTTTTATCGTTATGATTATCAAGGGATGCCGTCCGATGGAAGTGGATGTGGGAATGATTTAGCCACTGAGCGACGAATGGTACGTAAATTTATTTTGGATTCTATTAAGTTTTGGACAAAAGAATATGGCGTGGATGGATTCCGATTTGATTTGATGGGGATTCTCGATGTGGATACGATGAATGAAATTAGTCAATTTTGTGAGGAATATGACCCAAGTATTTTATTATACGGTGAAGGTTGGGATATGAATACCCCGTTACCACAAGCCCAAAAGGCGGCAAAGTTTAATGCTTATAAATTACCTCGTATTGCTCATTTTAATGATGCTTTTCGCGATACGATTAAGGGACATACGTTTAATCATCAGGATCGAGGGTTAGCACTAGGGAATTTTGGTTCTGCTAACTATGGAAAACGATTGCTATCAGGAAGTTCGGGTTTAAATGAAGATATGTTTTATCAACCGACCCAAAGTATTAATTATATCGAATGTCACGACAATCATACGCTTTGGGATCGAATGAAACTATCAAATAGTGATGAAGATAGTCTAACCTGGCAAAAACGACAGATATTAGCAACTGCAATGGTCATTTTAGCACAAGGAATTCCATTTATTCATTGTGGGCAAGAATTTTTTAGAAGTAAGCAAGGGGTTGAAAATAGTTATAATTCACCCGATTCAATTAATGCTATTCGATGGGATGAAGCGTATCAGCATGAAAAAAGTATGAATTTAGTTAAAGGGTACATTAAAATTCGTCGGGCACATCGTGCCTTCCGTTTACATAACGCCTATCTTGTAAAAAAACATCTGTCTATTTTTCAACATCATAATTCTGTGATAGAATATAATTTGAGAAATGTGAAGGATTACGGATGTTGGAACGACATTCGGGTATTCTTTAACACTCAAAATTATGAAGTGAATATACCTATCATTACTTCTGATTTTACGTTGATTGCTGATGAAAATCAAAGTGGGATTACTCCCATTAAATTACTAACAGGTGATTTGAAAATGCCGCCTTTAAGTGTGATGATTCTTGTAAAATAA
- the hemZ gene encoding coproporphyrinogen dehydrogenase HemZ: protein MTDIVHIKVEGIEDELILSAMQVLNQTFYETSSINQSSAPNLTFKFSERMENDRLLVQGELNGKVQSLERKVVLKQETKIRKYAYLAVYLLLLQQHTGKVQSWGLLNGMRPTKLVHGMKKRNYSDTEIKEYMQEEYLVSDEKIDLLLEVANHQLKVIPDLHTIHEEVSIYIGIPFCPTRCAYCTFAAYAYEPFKKWVEPFLDALLEEIKIVGSFVKERGIKITSIYFGGGTATTLTKEQFEMLLLTVYQNLASAAEVREITVEAGRPDTITPEKLALLKQYGIHRISINPQSFHQRTLDEIGRHHTVEDVIEKYEMAKQYGFDNVNMDLIVGLPNEGCEELAYSLREIERLQPESLTVHMLAFKRRSKITKNRGLYTTASKEELQRMGQMTYDFAKENHYIPYYLYRQKNISGNMENIGYSKVGQESIYNILIMEEAQNILGLGVGASSKYLIGTSVHNPKDLKTYIDSYQTYADKKIETLIESLEIGDTHAN, encoded by the coding sequence ATGACGGATATTGTCCATATTAAAGTAGAGGGAATCGAAGATGAACTTATTTTGAGCGCTATGCAAGTACTGAATCAGACGTTTTATGAAACGTCGTCCATTAATCAATCATCGGCTCCAAATCTAACGTTTAAGTTTTCTGAGCGGATGGAGAATGATCGTCTCCTTGTGCAGGGGGAGTTAAATGGCAAGGTACAATCGCTTGAAAGAAAAGTCGTTTTAAAACAGGAAACTAAGATTCGTAAATATGCGTATCTAGCGGTGTATTTACTTTTATTACAACAACATACAGGAAAAGTTCAATCATGGGGATTGTTAAATGGGATGCGTCCTACGAAGCTTGTTCATGGGATGAAAAAACGAAACTATAGCGATACTGAAATTAAGGAGTATATGCAAGAGGAGTATTTAGTGTCTGATGAGAAGATTGATTTGTTACTAGAAGTGGCTAATCATCAATTAAAGGTTATTCCTGACTTACACACCATCCATGAAGAAGTTAGTATTTATATTGGGATTCCATTTTGCCCAACACGTTGTGCGTATTGTACGTTTGCCGCGTATGCTTATGAACCGTTTAAAAAATGGGTTGAACCGTTTTTAGATGCCTTACTAGAGGAAATTAAAATAGTTGGGTCCTTTGTTAAAGAAAGAGGCATTAAAATTACCTCTATTTACTTCGGTGGGGGAACAGCCACCACCTTAACGAAGGAACAGTTCGAAATGTTACTCCTCACGGTTTATCAAAATTTAGCTAGTGCAGCAGAGGTGCGCGAAATTACGGTGGAAGCGGGACGGCCAGATACGATTACACCAGAGAAGTTAGCGTTATTAAAGCAGTATGGAATTCACCGAATTAGCATTAATCCGCAATCATTTCATCAGCGAACGTTAGATGAAATTGGCCGTCATCATACGGTTGAGGATGTCATTGAAAAATATGAGATGGCAAAGCAATATGGGTTTGATAATGTGAACATGGACCTTATTGTGGGACTTCCAAACGAAGGATGTGAAGAGCTTGCCTATAGTTTAAGGGAAATAGAGCGGTTACAACCTGAATCGTTAACGGTTCATATGCTTGCCTTTAAACGACGTTCGAAAATAACGAAAAATCGTGGACTTTATACGACTGCTTCAAAAGAAGAGTTACAACGCATGGGTCAAATGACGTATGATTTTGCGAAAGAAAATCACTATATTCCGTATTATTTATACCGACAAAAAAATATTTCAGGTAACATGGAGAATATCGGATATTCTAAGGTTGGACAAGAGAGTATTTATAATATTTTAATTATGGAAGAAGCACAAAATATTTTAGGATTAGGTGTTGGTGCATCAAGTAAATATTTAATTGGGACTTCTGTTCATAATCCAAAAGATTTAAAAACATATATTGATTCTTATCAAACGTATGCCGATAAGAAGATTGAGACACTCATTGAAAGTTTGGAGATAGGTGATACACATGCAAATTAA
- a CDS encoding 3'-5' exoribonuclease YhaM family protein, giving the protein MQIKDLKAKEDTTLTVMIKSVQSLRTAAQKPYLKFEFVDKSGSIFANKWSVKPSELEAFSAGQIVTVKGLVQLYNAQKQWNIESISVVEGDVDPADYVESSSMTVESLKEYMGQFMGQMQEGYYKEILQYFLDKYEQEFYVHPAASRMHHAFRSGLAQHVFEMLKMGEAYCELYPIVNRDLLYAGIILHDLGKLFEMSYEKCVKTEYTLEGLMVGHINMMVSMIDEASRELGYQGEEVLFLKHMVIAHHGKLEWGSPKEPMIIEAELLHYLDVVSAKMTAATMALQHCAAGEMSDRIPMLDNRRFYHHK; this is encoded by the coding sequence ATGCAAATTAAAGATTTAAAAGCAAAAGAGGATACAACATTAACTGTTATGATTAAGTCTGTTCAGTCGCTAAGAACGGCTGCACAAAAACCGTATTTAAAATTTGAATTTGTAGATAAGAGTGGTTCGATTTTTGCGAATAAGTGGAGTGTGAAACCGAGTGAGTTAGAAGCTTTTTCGGCAGGACAAATTGTGACGGTCAAAGGATTGGTTCAACTTTATAATGCTCAAAAGCAGTGGAATATTGAATCCATTTCTGTGGTAGAGGGGGATGTCGATCCCGCTGATTACGTCGAATCTTCTTCAATGACAGTTGAGTCATTAAAGGAATATATGGGGCAGTTTATGGGGCAAATGCAAGAGGGATATTATAAGGAGATTCTTCAATACTTCTTAGACAAATATGAACAAGAATTTTATGTGCATCCGGCAGCCAGCCGAATGCATCATGCCTTTCGCTCAGGACTAGCTCAACATGTTTTTGAAATGTTGAAAATGGGAGAAGCTTATTGTGAGCTTTATCCGATTGTAAATCGTGACTTGCTCTATGCTGGAATTATTTTGCATGACCTTGGAAAATTATTTGAGATGAGCTATGAAAAGTGTGTTAAGACGGAGTATACGCTTGAGGGGTTAATGGTTGGACATATTAATATGATGGTTTCAATGATTGACGAAGCTTCTCGTGAGTTAGGCTATCAAGGGGAAGAGGTATTGTTTTTAAAGCATATGGTTATTGCTCATCACGGGAAATTAGAATGGGGTTCACCTAAGGAACCTATGATTATTGAAGCTGAATTACTACATTATTTAGATGTTGTCTCTGCTAAGATGACGGCAGCGACGATGGCGCTTCAGCACTGTGCCGCTGGAGAAATGAGTGATCGTATTCCGATGTTAGATAACCGAAGATTTTATCACCATAAATAA
- a CDS encoding peptidylprolyl isomerase, translated as MKKYFLATAAVVTTLFLGACSNKNEIGMSVPNGNEKFITSDVGDITKQQVFDKMVTKAGLGALLDLVDFDVLSQQYEIDEAEVDKIIAQYKEKNANFEEFLTAQGFKDEAELRQYIELNLYRQKVADEISVVTDEELEKAYERAYEIGARHILVADEKTAKEIIKKLDEAEDKEATFQELAKEYGTDGTKDKGGDLGTFGQGAMISDFEDAAYALEVGTYTTEPVKTQFGYHVIYKYSEGEKKPFEEVKEELTEKLREKKLSDEAFVAALAEKREEAGFVLMNDFLEEQYTDYSKTYKKSNETSNSVVAKIKDHEYTVEQLYNELVPAYGLSDGISLIDGKLLEKKYPVDKKAIKELIDQFKVAYGTNYYTAMAQNGLNNDDEIYEYFKLAQLQDAALAEAYPITDEMLQQLYDEKYGEKAQADKAEKSESTDKEAEEKTEVKSFEDAKEELESLARQQQYTQLRLETLLIKFRSEANFKFTDETLQKRYETIVANIEKQAADEEAARQTQSNENQPAEENNQETGDTAE; from the coding sequence ATGAAAAAGTACTTCCTAGCAACAGCGGCCGTTGTTACAACATTATTTCTCGGTGCCTGTTCAAATAAAAACGAAATTGGGATGAGTGTCCCAAATGGAAATGAAAAATTTATTACCTCTGATGTCGGTGATATTACAAAACAACAAGTATTTGATAAAATGGTAACCAAAGCGGGATTAGGTGCACTATTAGACTTAGTTGATTTCGATGTTTTATCTCAACAATATGAAATTGATGAAGCGGAAGTCGATAAAATCATCGCTCAATATAAAGAAAAAAATGCTAATTTTGAGGAATTTTTAACTGCTCAAGGATTTAAGGATGAAGCGGAACTTCGCCAATATATCGAATTAAATTTATATCGCCAAAAAGTAGCGGATGAAATTTCAGTCGTAACGGATGAAGAACTTGAAAAAGCATATGAGAGAGCTTACGAAATTGGAGCTCGCCATATTTTAGTGGCTGATGAAAAGACAGCAAAAGAAATTATTAAAAAATTAGATGAAGCAGAAGATAAAGAAGCTACTTTCCAAGAGTTAGCAAAAGAATATGGAACGGATGGAACAAAAGATAAAGGTGGAGATCTTGGAACATTCGGTCAAGGTGCCATGATTAGTGATTTCGAAGATGCTGCTTACGCTCTTGAGGTTGGAACGTATACAACAGAGCCAGTTAAAACACAATTTGGATATCACGTCATTTATAAATACTCTGAAGGTGAGAAAAAACCATTTGAAGAAGTAAAAGAGGAATTAACTGAAAAACTTCGTGAGAAAAAATTATCAGATGAAGCGTTCGTTGCTGCCCTTGCGGAAAAACGTGAAGAAGCAGGATTTGTCTTAATGAACGACTTCTTAGAAGAGCAATATACTGATTATTCAAAAACATATAAAAAATCAAATGAAACTAGTAATTCAGTCGTTGCTAAAATTAAAGACCATGAATATACGGTTGAGCAATTATACAATGAATTAGTTCCAGCTTACGGATTATCTGATGGAATTTCATTAATTGACGGTAAATTATTAGAAAAGAAATATCCAGTTGACAAAAAAGCCATTAAAGAATTAATTGATCAATTTAAAGTTGCTTACGGAACAAATTATTATACAGCAATGGCGCAAAACGGATTAAATAACGACGATGAAATTTATGAATATTTCAAACTCGCTCAATTGCAAGATGCAGCCTTAGCCGAGGCTTACCCGATTACAGATGAAATGCTTCAACAATTATATGATGAAAAATACGGTGAAAAAGCACAAGCCGATAAAGCTGAAAAATCAGAATCAACAGATAAAGAAGCTGAAGAAAAAACTGAAGTAAAATCTTTCGAAGATGCGAAAGAAGAACTTGAGTCATTAGCACGCCAACAACAATATACTCAATTACGTTTAGAGACATTATTAATTAAATTCCGCTCAGAGGCTAACTTTAAATTTACCGATGAGACATTACAAAAACGTTATGAAACAATTGTAGCGAACATCGAAAAACAAGCTGCCGATGAAGAGGCTGCCCGTCAAACACAATCAAATGAAAATCAACCTGCTGAGGAAAACAATCAAGAAACAGGAGATACAGCTGAATAA
- a CDS encoding YjcZ family sporulation protein: MFGNGCAFILVLFILLVIIGCGCGCGFGMC; this comes from the coding sequence ATGTTCGGAAATGGTTGTGCATTTATCTTAGTTTTATTTATCTTATTAGTTATTATTGGATGCGGATGTGGATGCGGATTCGGTATGTGCTAA
- a CDS encoding YjcZ family sporulation protein has product MCGNNCAFILVLFILLVIISCCCGRMVC; this is encoded by the coding sequence ATGTGTGGAAATAACTGTGCATTTATTTTAGTTTTATTTATTTTATTAGTGATCATCAGCTGCTGCTGTGGTAGAATGGTTTGCTAA